One region of Permianibacter fluminis genomic DNA includes:
- a CDS encoding D-alanyl-D-alanine carboxypeptidase family protein, giving the protein MKRLLLSLALSVATLAVAGTSLAPGAPPAPLIDAPAWIIMDYHTGQVLAEQNPDERREPASLTKMMTSYVLAAEVQQGRVSLSDMATVSEKAWKLNKNASENSLMFLEVGKQVSLDDLHKGIIIQSGNDASIVVAEHIAGSEEAFATLMNNYAKKLGMRNSHFMNATGLPHEQHYSTARDMALLGAAIIRDFPDDYRWYSAKEFEWNGIKQPNRNSLLWDTSLNVDGIKTGHTSTAGFCLVSSATQGGMRLVATLLGGKSMPARAVESKKLLTWAFRNFDTVQAVKAGEPLTRPRVWYGDSETVEVGLAEPATLVLPRGRRQDLKANYSLLPDLQAPVAKGQVVGKLFLQLDGKDVAEHPLVALKDVPEGGVVRQVSDWFAKKFGD; this is encoded by the coding sequence ATGAAACGTCTGCTGCTCTCGCTCGCTCTTTCTGTTGCCACGCTGGCTGTTGCTGGCACCTCATTGGCTCCGGGTGCACCGCCGGCACCACTGATCGATGCTCCGGCCTGGATCATCATGGACTACCATACCGGTCAGGTGTTGGCCGAGCAGAATCCGGACGAGCGTCGCGAGCCGGCCAGCTTGACCAAGATGATGACCAGCTATGTGTTGGCGGCCGAAGTGCAACAAGGCCGGGTCAGTCTCAGTGATATGGCAACGGTCAGCGAGAAGGCCTGGAAACTGAACAAGAACGCCAGCGAAAACTCGCTGATGTTTCTCGAAGTTGGCAAGCAAGTATCGCTGGATGATCTGCACAAAGGCATCATCATCCAGTCCGGCAACGACGCCAGCATTGTGGTTGCCGAACACATCGCCGGCAGTGAAGAAGCCTTTGCCACGCTGATGAACAATTACGCCAAGAAACTTGGCATGCGCAACAGCCACTTCATGAACGCCACCGGCCTGCCGCATGAGCAGCATTACAGCACTGCGCGCGACATGGCCCTGCTTGGCGCCGCCATCATCCGTGATTTTCCTGATGACTATCGCTGGTACTCGGCAAAAGAATTTGAATGGAACGGTATCAAGCAGCCGAATCGCAACAGTCTGTTGTGGGACACCAGCCTGAATGTGGACGGCATCAAGACCGGCCACACCAGTACCGCTGGCTTTTGCCTGGTCAGTTCGGCGACTCAGGGCGGCATGCGGCTGGTGGCAACATTACTGGGCGGCAAGAGCATGCCGGCGCGCGCCGTCGAGAGCAAAAAATTGCTGACGTGGGCGTTCCGCAATTTTGATACCGTGCAGGCGGTCAAGGCTGGCGAGCCATTGACCCGGCCGCGAGTCTGGTACGGCGACAGCGAAACCGTTGAAGTCGGCCTGGCCGAGCCGGCGACGCTGGTGTTGCCGCGCGGTCGGCGTCAGGATCTGAAAGCCAATTACAGTTTGCTGCCGGATCTGCAGGCGCCGGTGGCCAAAGGTCAGGTTGTCGGCAAATTGTTCCTGCAACTGGATGGCAAGGACGTTGCCGAGCATCCGCTGGTGGCGTTGAAAGATGTGCCGGAAGGCGGCGTGGTGCGTCAGGTCAGTGATTGGTTTGCCAAGAAGTTCGGTGATTGA
- a CDS encoding aminotransferase class IV: protein MATVYLNGEYLPAEQAKVSAFDRGFLFGDGIYEVVPIYRGRLHRWPLHLARLRRSLAAIALDCRIGDGELEQITQQLLQRNSLENASLYLQITRGGVPGQRDHFYTEGCVASVFAYVTPWPQALDGPERPALTAITVPDLRWQRCDIKSINLLPNAMARQQAREAGADEAILIRDGEALEGSSSNLYIVREGGLITPPEQPRMLSGITRAVILELAGQHGVPVEQRGIARSELQQAEEIWISSSLRELRRISRLDGVDRHYDASRALYPKFAQWFHEDKLR, encoded by the coding sequence ATGGCGACGGTGTATCTGAATGGCGAGTATCTGCCGGCCGAACAGGCAAAAGTGTCAGCGTTCGATCGCGGCTTTTTGTTTGGCGACGGCATTTATGAAGTCGTGCCGATTTATCGCGGCCGCTTGCATCGCTGGCCGCTGCATCTGGCCCGGTTGCGGCGCAGCCTCGCCGCCATTGCGCTCGATTGCCGCATCGGTGATGGCGAACTGGAACAGATCACGCAGCAGCTGCTGCAGCGTAATTCGCTAGAAAACGCCAGTCTCTATCTCCAGATCACCCGTGGCGGTGTACCCGGCCAACGCGATCATTTCTATACCGAGGGTTGCGTTGCCAGCGTATTCGCCTACGTGACGCCGTGGCCACAAGCGTTGGACGGCCCCGAGCGACCGGCGCTGACGGCCATCACCGTGCCGGACCTGCGCTGGCAGCGCTGCGATATCAAGTCCATCAATCTGCTGCCCAATGCGATGGCCAGACAACAAGCGCGCGAAGCTGGCGCCGACGAGGCGATTTTGATTCGTGATGGTGAAGCGCTCGAAGGCAGCAGCAGCAATTTGTATATCGTTCGCGAGGGGGGGCTGATCACGCCGCCGGAGCAGCCGCGCATGCTGTCCGGAATTACCCGGGCGGTGATTCTGGAGTTGGCCGGCCAGCACGGCGTGCCAGTCGAGCAGCGTGGCATTGCCCGGAGCGAGTTGCAGCAGGCCGAGGAAATCTGGATCAGCAGCAGCCTGCGCGAGCTGCGCCGAATCAGCAGGCTCGATGGTGTCGACCGGCACTACGATGCCAGCCGGGCGTTGTATCCCAAATTTGCGCAGTGGTTTCACGAAGACAAACTGCGCTGA
- a CDS encoding YbeD family protein, whose amino-acid sequence MTEQKDPWVFPCRLDLKVVGDARGDFADDVVAAIHAILPGDYHHRSTPSAGGKYQSVTVAVHFTAKAEVEAVYAALRQVTGVRIVL is encoded by the coding sequence ATGACCGAGCAAAAGGATCCCTGGGTGTTTCCGTGCCGACTGGATCTGAAAGTCGTCGGGGATGCCCGCGGCGATTTTGCTGACGACGTGGTCGCCGCCATTCACGCGATTCTGCCCGGCGATTATCACCATCGCAGCACGCCGAGCGCCGGTGGCAAGTACCAATCGGTCACTGTGGCGGTGCATTTCACCGCCAAAGCTGAAGTGGAGGCGGTGTACGCCGCGCTGCGTCAGGTGACCGGCGTGCGAATTGTTCTGTAA
- the lipB gene encoding lipoyl(octanoyl) transferase LipB, whose translation MSLTETVILRQLGRQTYKPIWQAMKTLTDARDETSHDEIWLVEHERVFTQGQAGKAEHVLAPGDIPVVQVDRGGQVTYHGPGQQVVYFLLDLRRKKLGVRELVTALENAVVDTCAHYGIAVAARADAPGVYLTAGKNTGAKICSIGLRVRHGCTFHGIAFNIAMDLEPFFRINPCGYQGLQMTTLANEGGPASLSAVEPVLIKALLSRLGYNAARSAPADVALGQPLSAVVS comes from the coding sequence GTGTCCTTAACCGAAACCGTCATCCTGCGTCAGCTCGGTCGGCAAACCTACAAACCGATCTGGCAGGCTATGAAAACGCTCACCGATGCCCGTGATGAAACCAGCCATGACGAGATCTGGCTGGTCGAGCACGAGCGGGTGTTCACCCAGGGCCAGGCCGGCAAGGCCGAGCATGTGCTGGCACCGGGCGACATTCCGGTGGTGCAGGTCGATCGTGGCGGTCAGGTGACCTATCACGGTCCCGGTCAGCAGGTGGTGTACTTCCTGCTCGATCTGCGCCGGAAAAAGCTCGGCGTCCGTGAGCTGGTCACGGCGCTGGAAAATGCCGTGGTCGACACCTGTGCTCACTACGGCATTGCGGTCGCGGCGCGCGCCGATGCGCCCGGCGTCTACCTGACTGCAGGCAAGAATACCGGCGCCAAGATTTGCAGCATCGGCCTCCGGGTCCGGCACGGCTGTACCTTTCATGGCATCGCCTTCAACATCGCCATGGATTTGGAGCCGTTTTTCCGGATAAACCCCTGCGGCTATCAGGGCCTTCAGATGACCACGCTGGCCAACGAGGGCGGACCAGCGAGCCTCAGCGCGGTAGAACCGGTTCTCATAAAGGCTCTGCTGAGCCGGCTGGGCTATAATGCCGCCCGCTCCGCGCCGGCTGATGTCGCGCTCGGGCAACCCCTTTCCGCTGTTGTGAGTTGA
- the lipA gene encoding lipoyl synthase has product MDKPANAVPGESTSAQESVATKPAKAVPGEKLRAADKLARIPVKIEPTTEMPRKPDWIRVRLPSGDQINRIKHMLRDKKLHTVCEEASCPNLPECFSHGTATFMIMGDICTRRCTFCDVAHGRPLALDQDEPKHLAESIRDMKLKYVVITSVDRDDLRDGGAQHFVDCIRESRALNPNTKLEVLVPDFRGRREVALDIFKDGLPDVFNHNLETAKHLYKAVRPGSDYQNSLDLLKEFKQRYPGIPTKSGLMLGLGETNEEIIETLQDMRAHDIDMLTLGQYLQPSRHHHPVKRFVTPKEFDELGEIARGLGFTHVASGPMVRSSYHADKQAAGEKVS; this is encoded by the coding sequence ATGGACAAGCCGGCCAACGCCGTTCCGGGTGAGTCAACATCCGCGCAAGAGTCCGTCGCCACCAAGCCGGCCAAAGCCGTTCCCGGTGAAAAGCTGCGCGCCGCCGACAAGCTGGCCCGCATTCCGGTCAAGATTGAACCGACCACCGAAATGCCGCGCAAACCGGACTGGATCCGCGTGCGCTTGCCGAGTGGCGATCAAATCAACCGCATCAAGCACATGTTGCGCGACAAGAAGCTGCACACCGTTTGCGAAGAAGCGAGCTGCCCGAACCTGCCGGAATGTTTCAGCCACGGCACCGCGACCTTCATGATCATGGGTGACATCTGCACCCGGCGCTGTACGTTCTGCGATGTCGCCCACGGCAGGCCGCTGGCGCTGGATCAAGATGAACCCAAGCATCTGGCCGAATCGATTCGCGACATGAAGCTCAAATATGTCGTAATCACCTCGGTCGATCGCGACGATCTGCGCGACGGCGGTGCCCAGCATTTTGTCGACTGCATCCGCGAATCGCGGGCGCTCAATCCCAACACCAAGCTGGAAGTGCTGGTGCCGGATTTCCGCGGCCGCCGTGAAGTCGCGCTCGACATTTTCAAGGATGGATTGCCGGATGTGTTCAACCACAACCTCGAGACCGCCAAGCACCTGTACAAAGCGGTTCGGCCCGGTTCCGATTATCAGAACTCACTGGATCTGCTGAAAGAGTTCAAGCAGCGTTACCCCGGCATCCCGACCAAATCCGGACTGATGCTAGGCCTCGGCGAAACCAACGAGGAAATCATCGAGACGCTGCAAGACATGCGCGCCCACGACATCGACATGCTGACGCTCGGCCAATACCTGCAGCCGTCACGGCATCACCACCCGGTCAAGCGCTTCGTCACACCGAAAGAATTCGACGAGCTCGGCGAAATCGCCCGCGGCCTCGGCTTCACTCATGTCGCGTCGGGCCCGATGGTGCGGTCGTCATATCATGCTGACAAGCAGGCGGCGGGCGAGAAGGTTTCCTGA
- the cueR gene encoding Cu(I)-responsive transcriptional regulator: protein MNIGQAAKATHVSAKMIRYYESVGLIPKALRSEAGYRHYSDADLGALRFIRSARDLGFPLEKISELLKLWRNEQRPSAQVKALAEKHIGTLNQQIQDLIAMRDFLQQVASACPGSDDPHCPILQELAQPHCHAKGTR from the coding sequence ATGAATATCGGTCAAGCAGCAAAAGCGACCCATGTTTCGGCCAAGATGATCCGCTATTACGAAAGCGTCGGCCTGATTCCAAAAGCGCTGCGCTCGGAAGCGGGCTATCGTCACTACAGCGACGCCGACCTCGGCGCGCTTCGGTTTATTCGTAGCGCCCGTGATCTGGGTTTTCCGCTGGAGAAAATCAGTGAACTGTTGAAGCTCTGGCGCAACGAGCAACGGCCCAGCGCCCAGGTCAAGGCGCTGGCCGAAAAACACATTGGTACACTGAACCAGCAGATTCAGGACCTGATCGCGATGCGCGATTTTCTCCAGCAAGTCGCCAGTGCCTGCCCCGGCAGCGACGACCCGCATTGCCCGATTCTGCAGGAACTGGCACAGCCACATTGCCACGCAAAAGGGACACGTTGA
- a CDS encoding heavy metal translocating P-type ATPase encodes MNDSGSRQLQLPIGGMTCASCVGRVEKALAKVPGVRAVRVNLANETAYLDTEASVSRDALVAAVIDAGYEVPAPAAATTVNLIIGGMTCASCVGRVEKALRGVAGVIEASVNLASETATVSLAADVDVSALLNAVQAAGYEASVKTTEPLASQARTADSDKTAREKRAVLIASLLSLPLVIPMIGDLFGQHWMLNGWLQLLLATPVQFWLGARFYRAGWKALKAKAGNMDLLVAIGTSAAFGLSLYHLLFVNHGPHTVLYFEAAAVVITLVLLGKYLEARAKRQTTDAIRALAALRPDTARVLRAGSEQTLAIAEVIIGDRVIVKPGERIPVDGVIADGASHVDESLITGESLPVAKAVGDRVTGGAINGEGLLQLTTTAVGTETVLARIIRMVETAQGAKAPIQRLVDKVSAVFVPVVIAIALLTFIAWWAYSGNVESAILNAVAVLVIACPCALGLATPAALMAGTGVAAKHGILIKDAEALEIAHRVQVVAFDKTGTLTLGKPQVVAIEAAATERKEILALAAALNQGSEHPLAKAMLAAAEVEFVSIPDASNIRALPGRGIAGQVGLLDLRLGSGRLMQELGVSVSALQSRALALAGQGYTCSWLATAGDKPRLLGLVAFGDTLKPESAPAITGLNARGIRTVLITGDNAGAGNAVGAKLGISEVLADVLPADKAAKVNALQQPPHTSVPMSAHARHVVAMVGDGINDAPALAAADVGIAMSTGTDVAMHTAGITLMRGNPLLVLDAIDISRRTYHKIQQNLFWAFIYNIVGIPLAAFGLLNPVIAGAAMAFSSVSVVSNALLLKRWRPAADRQQGGAS; translated from the coding sequence ATGAACGACTCCGGTAGCCGTCAGCTGCAGTTGCCCATCGGCGGCATGACCTGCGCCAGCTGCGTTGGCCGGGTCGAGAAAGCCTTGGCCAAGGTGCCGGGGGTGCGGGCCGTCCGGGTGAACCTCGCCAATGAAACGGCTTATTTGGACACCGAAGCCAGTGTTAGCCGCGATGCGCTGGTAGCTGCCGTGATTGATGCCGGCTACGAAGTCCCTGCGCCGGCCGCTGCCACGACCGTCAATCTGATCATCGGCGGCATGACCTGCGCCAGCTGCGTCGGCCGGGTTGAAAAAGCCTTGCGCGGCGTCGCCGGCGTTATCGAGGCCTCGGTCAATCTCGCCAGCGAAACCGCGACGGTCAGCCTTGCTGCCGACGTCGATGTCAGCGCCCTGCTGAACGCCGTGCAGGCTGCCGGTTACGAAGCCAGCGTCAAAACCACGGAACCGCTTGCCAGCCAAGCCCGCACTGCCGACAGCGACAAAACCGCCCGCGAAAAACGCGCCGTGCTCATCGCCAGCCTGCTGTCACTGCCGCTGGTCATTCCGATGATCGGCGATCTGTTCGGCCAGCACTGGATGCTCAACGGCTGGCTGCAGCTGCTGCTGGCAACGCCGGTGCAATTCTGGCTCGGTGCGCGCTTTTATCGCGCCGGTTGGAAAGCGCTGAAAGCGAAAGCCGGCAACATGGATTTGCTGGTCGCCATCGGCACCAGTGCCGCGTTCGGTTTGTCGCTTTACCATTTGCTGTTCGTGAATCACGGCCCGCATACCGTGCTGTATTTTGAAGCGGCCGCCGTGGTCATTACGCTGGTGCTGCTCGGCAAATATTTGGAAGCACGCGCCAAGCGGCAAACCACCGATGCCATTCGCGCGCTCGCCGCACTGCGGCCGGATACCGCCCGGGTGCTGCGCGCCGGTAGCGAACAAACGCTGGCGATTGCTGAGGTGATCATTGGTGATCGGGTCATCGTCAAACCCGGCGAACGCATTCCGGTCGATGGCGTCATCGCCGATGGCGCCAGCCATGTCGACGAATCGCTGATCACCGGTGAGAGCCTGCCAGTCGCGAAAGCGGTTGGCGACCGGGTCACCGGCGGCGCCATCAACGGCGAAGGTTTGCTACAGCTCACCACGACCGCGGTCGGCACCGAAACCGTACTCGCCCGCATCATCCGCATGGTCGAAACCGCGCAAGGCGCGAAAGCCCCGATCCAGCGGCTGGTCGACAAAGTCAGCGCCGTGTTCGTGCCAGTCGTCATCGCGATTGCGCTGCTGACCTTCATCGCCTGGTGGGCCTACAGCGGCAACGTTGAAAGCGCCATTCTGAATGCTGTCGCCGTGCTGGTGATTGCCTGTCCGTGTGCGCTTGGCCTCGCGACACCGGCTGCGCTGATGGCCGGCACCGGCGTCGCCGCCAAGCATGGCATTTTGATCAAGGACGCCGAAGCGCTGGAGATTGCCCACCGCGTGCAAGTCGTCGCCTTCGACAAAACCGGCACGCTGACGCTGGGCAAACCGCAAGTGGTCGCGATTGAAGCCGCAGCGACGGAACGGAAAGAAATTCTCGCGCTCGCCGCCGCGCTGAATCAGGGCAGCGAACACCCGCTGGCCAAAGCCATGCTGGCCGCCGCCGAAGTGGAGTTTGTCTCGATTCCGGACGCGAGCAACATCCGCGCTTTGCCGGGTCGCGGTATTGCAGGCCAGGTCGGCCTGCTTGATTTGCGGCTCGGCAGTGGCCGCTTGATGCAGGAACTCGGCGTCAGTGTCAGCGCGCTGCAAAGCCGTGCACTGGCGCTCGCCGGTCAAGGCTACACCTGCTCGTGGCTGGCGACCGCTGGTGACAAACCGCGCCTGCTCGGTCTGGTTGCGTTTGGTGACACCTTGAAGCCGGAATCGGCACCGGCCATCACCGGTCTGAATGCGCGCGGCATCCGCACGGTGCTGATCACCGGTGACAACGCCGGCGCTGGCAACGCGGTCGGCGCCAAACTTGGCATCAGCGAAGTGCTCGCCGATGTGTTGCCGGCCGACAAAGCCGCCAAGGTCAATGCATTGCAACAGCCACCGCATACATCAGTGCCCATGAGCGCGCACGCGCGCCACGTGGTCGCGATGGTTGGCGATGGCATTAATGACGCGCCGGCACTCGCCGCAGCCGATGTCGGCATCGCCATGAGCACCGGCACCGATGTCGCGATGCACACCGCCGGCATCACGCTGATGCGCGGCAACCCGCTGTTGGTGCTCGATGCCATCGACATCTCGCGCCGGACCTATCACAAGATTCAGCAGAATTTGTTCTGGGCTTTTATCTACAACATTGTCGGCATTCCACTGGCGGCATTCGGCTTGCTGAATCCGGTCATTGCCGGTGCCGCGATGGCGTTCTCCAGCGTCAGCGTGGTCAGCAATGCGCTGCTGCTGAAGCGCTGGCGGCCCGCCGCTGATCGCCAGCAGGGAGGTGCATCATGA
- a CDS encoding heavy-metal-associated domain-containing protein, with the protein MYTANVDGMTCGHCARALTRAIQQRDPEAIVQVDLPKKQVKIAGDLSEQDIRAAIVDAGFEPGVIQQP; encoded by the coding sequence ATGTATACCGCCAATGTTGACGGCATGACCTGCGGCCATTGCGCCCGCGCGCTGACCCGCGCGATCCAGCAACGCGATCCGGAGGCGATCGTTCAAGTCGATCTGCCAAAGAAGCAGGTCAAGATTGCCGGCGATCTGTCCGAGCAGGACATTCGCGCCGCCATTGTTGACGCCGGCTTTGAACCGGGTGTGATTCAGCAGCCCTAA